A genomic window from Glycine max cultivar Williams 82 chromosome 17, Glycine_max_v4.0, whole genome shotgun sequence includes:
- the LOC100820129 gene encoding uncharacterized protein: protein MDMKGYSVSWTKQHQKELFFAAHHTTRQHQCIQANHDATEETSSQQQNQYSLKLALSSTSQNTMLHAFVALLLLVTSIGTAFSHPTIASNSSSTLPAALSHFHANNNTLRPSAVLQKLRRIRAHLNKSNKPAVKTIKSPDGDLIDCVLSHQQPAFDHPQLKGQRPLDPPERPKGHTHTNGETVIESFQLWTDSGEACPEGTVPIRRTTEQDFLRASSVRRFGRKPRNVRRDSTGTGHEHAVVSVNGDQYYGAKASINVWTPSVTDPYEFSLSQIWVIAGSFGNDLNTIEAGWQVSPELYGDNYPRFFTYWTTDAYQATGCYNLLCSGFVQTNNRIAIGAAISPRSIYNGRQFDIGLMVWKDPKHGHWWLEFGSGLLVGYWPAYLFSHLRNHASMVQFGGEIVNSRSRGYHTGTQMGSGHFSGEGFRKAAYFRNLQVVDWDNNLLPLSNIHQLADHSNCYDIRMGSNSVWGTYFYYGGPGRNVRCP, encoded by the exons ATGGACATGAAGGGATATTCAGTTTCCTGGACAAAACAACATCAGAAAGAGCTATTTTTTGCAGCTCATCACACAACAAGACAACACCAATGCATACAAGCAAATCATGATGCCACAGAAGAAACAAGCTCACAGCAACAAAATCAATATTCCCTGAAATTGGCTCTTTCTTCCACTTCCCAAAATACTATGCTACATGCTTTTGTTGCTTTGCTGCTACTTGTTACTTCAATTGGCACAGCATTCTCTCACCCCACCATTGCCTCCAATTCTTCTTCAACTTTGCCAGCAGCACTCTCTCACTTCCATGCTAATAACAACACATTGAGACCTTCTGCAGTGTTGCAAAAGTTGAGGAGAATCAGAGCTCATCTCAACAAGAGCAACAAGCCTGCTGTTAAAACAATTAAG AGTCCAGATGGggatttgattgattgtgttttgtcTCATCAGCAACCTGCTTTTGACCATCCTCAACTCAAAGGGCAAAGACCattg GATCCACCAGAAAGGCCAAAGGGTCACACTCACACCAATGGAGAAACAGTCATAGAGAGCTTTCAGCTTTGGACTGATTCTGGTGAAGCATGCCCAGAAGGAACTGTTCCAATCAGAAGAACAACTGAACAAGATTTTCTACGAGCAAGCTCCGTTAGAAGATTTGGAAGAAAACCAAGAAATGTACGGAGGGACTCCACAGGCACTGGTCATGAG CATGCAGTTGTTTCTGTAAATGGAGATCAATACTATGGAGCAAAAGCAAGCATAAACGTGTGGACGCCTAGCGTAACCGATCCATACGAATTCAGTTTGTCACAGATATGGGTTATTGCTGGATCGTTTGGTAATGATCTGAATACCATAGAAGCTGGATGGCAG GTAAGTCCTGAGCTATATGGAGACAACTATCCTAGGTTCTTCACTTATTGGACA ACGGATGCATATCAAGCAACAGGATGCTACAACTTACTATGTTCAGGATTTGTCCAAACCAACAACAGGATAGCAATAGGGGCTGCAATCTCACCAAGATCCATCTACAATGGCAGACAATTTGATATTGGATTAATGGTTTGGAAG GACCCAAAGCATGGACATTGGTGGCTGGAGTTTGGGTCGGGGCTTCTAGTTGGGTACTGGCCAGCATACTTGTTTAGTCACTTGAGAAACCATGCAAGCATGGTGCAATTTGGAGGGGAAATTGTGAATTCTCGTTCAAGGGGCTACCACACTGGCACTCAAATGGGTAGTGGCCATTTTTCAGGAGAAGGGTTTAGAAAAGCAGCATATTTTAGAAACTTACAAGTTGTTGATTGGGACAATAACTTGCTTCCTCTATCAAATATTCACCAGTTGGCTGACCATTCCAATTGCTATGACATAAGGATGGGATCAAACAGTGTTTGGGGAACTTACTTTTATTA
- the LOC100775212 gene encoding plant UBX domain-containing protein 10 produces MPSTVRDHGIVRRMASLPRSIMEFIGRGRRRNQHTNFPLQPQDHHHDPQPHGQVVVQDEWSFLESFEQQFGTKHPFFYACRFMEAIKLAEHDHKFLFMYLHSPDHPFANVFCKETLCSEPVIQFLDVNFVCWGGLVDRGEGVQMVATLSPATFPCCAVIAPTPGESIAVLQQLEGPLSPAELAGILQRTLEEQGVAFGSDRAKQEEKIRADRRLREEQDAAYLAALQIDKEKDKPNSLPPRERLQKPGEAHNNRNYGKLLNNSINVTKQNSKVNESNKEKRDKGVASKGSESQPTQILIRFPNGERREHTFLYTDRIQSIFSYIDSLGLPWIGNYRLISNFPRRAYGVDQMRMTLKEAGLYPKASVFLEPLGTRVP; encoded by the exons ATGCCATCAACAGTGAGGGATCACGGGATTGTTCGGAGGATGGCAAGTCTCCCTCGAAGCATAATGGAGTTtataggaagaggaagaagaagaaatcagcACACAAATTTTCCTTTGCAGCCTCAAGACCACCATCATGATCCACAACCACATGGTCAAGTAGTAGTTCAAGATGAATGGAGttttctagagagttttgagcAGCAATTTGGCACCAAACATCCTTTCTTCTATGCTTGCCGGTTCATGGAAGCTATTAAGTTAGCTGAGCATGATCACAAGTTCTTGTTCATGTACCTCCACTCGCCTGACCACCCTTTTGCAAACGTTTTCTGCAAGGAAACGCTGTGTTCAGAGCCGGTGATCCAGTTTCTTGATGTGAATTTTGTTTGCTGGGGTGGACTTGTGGATAGAGGAGAGGGTGTGCAAATGGTAGCAACACTAAGTCCTGCTACTTTTCCTTGTTGTGCTGTCATAGCCCCCACTCCTGGTGAGAGCATAGCAGTGCTGCAACAG CTAGAGGGACCCCTTTCGCCAGCTGAGCTAGCAGGGATTCTACAAAGAACATTGGAAGAACAAGGGGTGGCTTTTGGAAGTGATAGGGCTAAGCAGGAAGAAAAGATCCGAGCAGACCGTAGGCTTAGAGAAGAGCAAGATGCTGCATATCTTGCAGCTTTGCAAATTGACAAG GAAAAAGACAAACCGAATAGTTTACCTCCAAGAGAGAGACTTCAGAAGCCGGGTGAAGCTCACAACAACAGAAATTATGGGAAATTGTTGAACAATTCTATCAATGTCACTAAACAGAACAGCAAAGTGAATGAGTCCAATAAAGAAAAACGAGACAAGGGAGTTGCAAGTAAAGGAAGCGAGTCTCAGCCCACACAG ATACTCATAAGGTTTCCAAACGGGGAAAGAAGAGAGCATACTTTCCTTTACACAGACAGAATCCAGTCCATTTTCTCATACATTGATTCATTAGGTTTGCCATGGATTGGAAACTACAGATTGATATCAAATTTTCCAAGAAGAGCTTATGGAGTTGATCAAATGAGAATGACTCTCAAAGAGGCTGGCCTGTATCCTAAAGCTAGTGTGTTCCTGGAGCCTTTAGGAACTAGAGTCCCATAA